In Triticum aestivum cultivar Chinese Spring chromosome 5B, IWGSC CS RefSeq v2.1, whole genome shotgun sequence, the following proteins share a genomic window:
- the LOC123114169 gene encoding uncharacterized protein — protein MAVVPRRAMHTTTAPPLEAFSRTVELCNFGIGLVAGFLLVTCAYFSNTKFDAIHIARLNLGMSGQDATLSMDGARARCWTRTVRTTEATPPRRKVGNKPFDYYCHAPAMAMARAAAAACRALPMHFGEKVRANCILT, from the exons ATGGCAGTGGTGCCAAGGCGGGCTATGCACACCACCACGGCACCGCCACTCGAGGCCTTTAGCCGCACCGTCGAGCTGTGCAACTTCGGCATCGGCCTCGTCGCCGGCTTCCTCCTCGTCACCTGCGCCTACTTCTCCAACACCAAGTTCGACGCCATCCACATCGCCCGGCTCA ATTTGGGCATGTCGGGGCAGGACGCAACATTGTCCATGGACGGAGCAAGGGCGAGGTGCTGGACACGGACGGTGAGGACGACAGAAGCAACCCCTCCTCGGCGTAAGGTAGGCAACAAACCATTTGATTATTACTGTCATGCACCGGCCATGGCCATGGCTCGAGCTGCAGCGGCCGCCTGCCGCGCCTTACCCATGCACTTTGGGGAAAAGGTGAGAGCAAACTGTATACTGACATAA